The Acanthochromis polyacanthus isolate Apoly-LR-REF ecotype Palm Island chromosome 16, KAUST_Apoly_ChrSc, whole genome shotgun sequence genome segment ggaaggatGCAAGGATGTAGACTCAGGATCAGGTAGATGTATGGAGCAGGAACCAAGACATCAGAGTAACAgcagtcacagtaatgatgtagacaatgctccaACGTCACTgagacagtgtgataatgacaaggcaagaaaatctGCAACATGCGAGGTCTGTGGAAAATCTTTCAGGGATAAATCAAgtttaatcaaacatcacagaacccacacaggtgagaagccgtattcttgtgaaacctgtgggaAAGGCTTCAGTCAACGAGCccatttgactgcccacatgagacatcacacaggtgagaagccatattcttgtggaacctgtggaaaaagcttcagtcagcgGCGCtctttgactgcccacatgagacttcacacaggtgagaagccatattcttgtggaacctgcgGAAAAAGCTTCATTCAACAGCGCtctttgactgaccacatgagacttcacacaggtgagaagccatattcttgtggaacctgtggaaaaagcttcagtcaacgggcccatttgactgcccacatgagatgtcacacaggtgagaagccgtattcttgtggaacctgtggaaaaagcttcagtcaacgggcccatttgactgcccacatgagatgtcacacaggtgagaagccgtattcttgtggaacctgtggaaaaagcttcagtcaacggacctatttgactgcccacatgagatgtcacacaggtgagaagccgtattcttgtggaacctgtggaaaaagcttcagtcaacggacctatttgactgaccacatgagacatcacacaggtgagaagccatattcttgtggaacctgtggaaaaagctttagtcaacGGGCCCATTTGACTAAACACATGAgacttcacacaggtgagaagccatattcttgtggaacctgtggaaaaagcttcagtcaacggaccattttgactgcccacatgagatgtcacacaggtgaaaagccatattcttgtggaacctgtggaaaaagcttcagtcatcGAACCtctttgactgcccacatgagatgtcacacaggtgaaaagccgtattcttgtggaacctgtggaaaaagcttcagtcaacagaccgttttgactgcccacatgagatgtcacacaggtgaaaagccgtattcttgtggaacctgtggaaaaagcttcagtcaacggaccattttgactgaccacatgagacttcacacaggtaagaagccatattcttgtggaacctgtggaaaaagcttcagtcaacggacctctttgactgctcacatgagatgtcacacaggtgagaagccatatacttgtggaacctgtggaaaaagcttcagtcaacggaccattttgactgaccacatgagacagcacacaggtgagaagccatattcttgtggaacctgtggaaaaagcttcagtcatcGGACCTCTTTGACTGctcacatgagatgtcacacaggtgagaagccgtattcttgtggaacctgtggaaaaagcttcagtcttCGGACCattttgactgcccacatgagatgtcacacaggtgagaagccgtattcttgtggaacctgtggaaaaagcttcaaccGTAGTTCTCGATTAAAagcccacatgagaatccacacagctgagaagtcgtgatcctgaaacatctgttgGAAACATAATGTCAGAACTAAGCTTGAAACAACATGGAATTGGTAGAGGTTAGaagtagatgttttagatttaaagcacctttagactgtgcttcaacaacaattgtgaggaagtatgtaagTAATCCTTGATGATCagaccagatggagtctggactgtgttggtggtggagcaggcagatgaaccaaactgaatgtctggatggatatggtattggtacagactgctacatttctgctatcatgacatccttcatcagcagagcagtgactggagataatgtgaagctgtttggaacattttcacatcctgctgagagaacatggctgttcaggtgtgaacgtactgctggaatccactcagcttgagctctgccgtctttcaagtaaaaggaggcaatgagatacagagacattgtgacagtaggacacaacagagtgtgtcactgcagcagaggatatctggacgtgaaataaagttgtaataaaacatctacagctccatgactgcttcaaatgttttgaatgttttaaaaTAGATGAATGTTTACAAGTTGTTTCATAATGAATGTAACATTGAAGATCCCCAGCAATAATATCTCTGAGTCAGATATCAAAGACATAACCAATTTAattcatttctattttatttatatagcgccaattacagtgaaattgtctcaagatgctttacagaacctataagaacccccagagcagcccaaaggcaacagttgcaagaaaaacacccttttaacaaggaaaaaaaccttgagcagaacccggctctttatgtgggggaaccATCTGTTGCTGgtcgggcgggttgagagggacagaagaggggTAGAGAAGGGAGGGGAACagggaacataaaacacacaatttgatacatgcatgataagacagacgatacaaagtagaagctaacattgaaaatgattcatagtttactgttctGGTGTACAGCTCTGGTAATAAATGTAATATGTTGATGTCAGGGtcgagactgcgatttggtagagttggagtttctaccagtagagattgcgattgaagtctctaccagtagagtttgcaaTTGTAATCTCTaacagtagaaactccaatcctaccagtagagatggaactttaaatctgatcCCTgccctgacctctgaccctaaccttaactaaccctgacctttaaatctgacccctgccctgacccctgaccctaaccttaaaagtctaaccttagccctgacaaatctcgactggtaggattggagtttctactggtagatactccaatcgcaatctctactggtagaaactccaactctaccaaatctcagtctctaccctgacatatatatatatatatatatatatatatatatatatatatatatatatatagctggtagGAAACTAGGGATGgtaatttcgactaatttccgaaccgactagtcggtaattttattggcgactagtcggttcggaaaacttgcaatttaatcCTTTAAgtgccaaagtcgcaatattgcaacaagcaacattgctgaacataacaagctatagcttcaaatatactgcctcgtgtgcctcatgtactgtacaccaggagatggcggacatctggaacttcaatctgagcatcagttgtgggcgtgttttcattcaaagttttggagtgtAGAGTGTGAAAACCGAGGAGATGAGACTCGCcatcggagcgtatcagagcgcaagacggcacattttagagtgagaaaactcaccataccgagaggtctgctcaacgctgacaaagtactttgtcgagtaatggcttactcatattctgaagtgaaatattcaccctctgatgaagatgctcagtcgtccactgagacagaaagtgccgctgcgtctgtgcgtaaggcagcgggtcggtgcgccatgacagtccacgagcagcacatactggagccgatgctttgcttcggggtggcaggaagggatgtggtgggtgtagctggagtggtcaaaacaccgctaatgatgagggggatagcgggggttgaaaaaagagacaagcatatgctactggcaggatcaaccaggtagcccagacgggacgagcgtgcGGCGCACGGCCGAtcgtagagctgcatggcggcgcccGGTCTGGACCGGTGGGAGGGAAGCGTGGCTGTGccggggagggggggggggcacactagcgtttaaccgacgagtaaaatactaaacgtttaataaatgagtaggcggttaaacaattaaacgactagtcgcgcacatccctgtaggaaactcaaaaatatgtagaaGAGCATATCCAGtaaagtgagggtgatgcagagtagactggtggaaatgagcagctggaagcagtgggctggaggaaagtcagcagcagcatcccacagtggacatgatggagactagaccagttggtgggacagcaaccacagatctgaagcatccagctctgggaccagggacactcagagaaaggacacagggacaaacaaaaagcaaacacagtAAATcaaagcaaactcagtaaaTCAAAGCAAACTCAGTAAGGCAAAGCAAACCCACGAAGGCAAAGCAAACTCCGTAAGGCAAAGCAAACCCACAAAGGCAAAGCAAACTCAGTAAGGCAAAGCAAACCCAGTAAGGCAAAGCAAACCCAGTAAGGGAAAGCAAAGTCAGTAAGGCAAAGCAAACCCATGAAGGCAAAGCAAACCCACAAAGGCAAAACAAACCCACGAAGGCAAAGTTGCAGCGTTTCCTGTGTCTGATCCAGCGCAGCTAGCACAGCTCCAGACAAACACCAGCCACGCCGGTCAGTGTATCCGTCCAGAAGGAGAGCGCAGGGAACAGCCCGCAGCCAAAGTAACAGCCTAAAACCTCAAGCTGTTATATGCATGCAACATAACCACAGTACGCCACAGCAAGCAAAAGGGACCTACCAGTAACGGGCCACGAGCGGCTCATGGGTCGGACTGGACTCACATAAAATGCAGCCTGCGTGCGGCTCTCTTCTGATGCACCACGGTGACTCTATGACAATAAATGGCTACTATCACCACAACACACCAAAACAGCCTTAAACAAGGGGCAAACCATGCAGCAACTGCTACCGTACCTGTCGGCAAAatgtaaacaggaagtgaggcCAACGGGGAGTGGGGGTGTGCCCCTGGCGTCAAAGCAAGAGAACGGTGAGTAACCATTGCCCAGCTTTATCGTGTGTCCTCTAACATGATAGCGTAATGCAAGTCACAGGAGCAAAACACCAGCCAACCCAAAGCCAGGATGCAGCGTTCATTCATCCTGCTACACTGGGGCACCTTCTTTTCATCATCTACCTCCTTCCCCTTCTCCTCTTCTTTAAATAGaacattcattttcattcttaCGTAGATGACACCCAGCTCTACTTATCCAATAAATCCAACTCTacactccctcctccctccctcaccaACTGCTTGTCTGACATAAAATCCTGCTTCACTTCAAACCTCCTAAAACtaaacagtgacaaaacagagaTTCTTCTCATTGGAACAAAATCTTAGGGTGTCAAGAAAGGcgcttacaaataaaatgtattatttttataaatCCGAGGATCCTCCGTGCGACTAATTTCAGTCCAACTGCAGTAACAACTTCAGCAAACCCCTTTTAGTCTGCTGTTGACTACTACTGATGGCTGAGTTGGAGTTAGTTTTGACACCTGCGGATGAAGGTGAGGAGTAGAAGGGGATCCAGTCATCTCAATGACCATTTATTGCATTTACAACATCAGAAAGATCAGACcattcctgacccaacaggccacacaacttctggttcaggctcttgtgatgtcacgcattgactactgcaactctcttctggcaggtctccctgcatgtaaaGTCAAACCTCTatagatgatccagaatgcagcagcacgtctggtcttcaaccagcccaaaagagctcatgtcactcccctgttcatctcccttcactggcttccagttgcagccagaatcaaattcaaaactctcctcctggcttacaaaacatttacaagaacggccccagcctacctggattccctgatccaggtctactccccttcacgcccacttcgctctgcatgtgagagacgcctggtgcttccagcccagcacgactccatatctctagccagactcttctcctctgttgttcccaaatggtggaacaaactaccaaactctgtgcattctgctgagtccctttctacttttaaaagacaattgcagactcaattgttcagagaacacctaggcacttaatctgactccaccttaggggtagaataagtcaggtggtccaaaacccagcacttatttagtgctgacaaagtaaaaaaacaaaaaggggggtggggtggtggtggttggcaattcttctgcaacttgatggcaacacctttgaccaatcgcacttgaagcactttttgcacttactacaggtttttcctgatgtctgaattcttgcttgtgttgtacgtcgctttggacaaaagcgtctgctaaatgaaattgtagaattgtagaaggGGATCCAGTCATCTCAATGAccatttattgcatttattgTTGATTGCTTGGATCATCGTTTTGCGGTTGGATAAAACAGGAGGCTTGAGGCAAGATGAGATGCAGACCAACCTGGCGTTTattcaccaacattcacactAAAAGAACACAAAGCAAAGGCAGTTAACTGGTGTATTGTGGTGCTCCTTTCCTCTCTCCCACTCAACTGCCAGCCTTTGATAGGCATCCCCCTAATCAGCCCCTCAGGCCTACCAACATAAGGGTTAACCcaaaaatcaaacacaagaaattcacaaaaatgtatCTTTAATTTGAACTGTAATGAACATTAAAACTAAGCATCTTTTTCCCAAAACCAAAAATTGAAATCCTCATCAAGaaacgtccatccatccatccatccatccatccatccatccatccatccatccatccatccatcaatccaccgttttatcctcactagggtcatggggggtgctggagtctatcccagctgactcgggtgaaggcaggggacaccctggacaggtcaccagtctgtcacagggctacatatacagacacacaatcacactcacattcacacctacggacaatttagagtaaccaattaacctcagcatgtttttggactgtgggaggaagccggagtacccggagaaaacccacgcatgcacagggagaacatgcaaactccatgcagacagatcccaggcccaggccgggatttgaaccggggatcttcttgctgcaaggcaagtGTTTGACATGTGTTCAGCCAATGTGAGCaactataataaaaataaaacaacaaccgTATGTGACCACCACACCAGAGTAAACctgtagtttttgtgtgtgtgtgtttgttttttgttttttctttctgtgcatgtgtgcgtgtgtaaaaaaaaaaaaaagagagagcaaCAGCCCGTCGGACGGCTCCGActgacaaaacaggacaaaaacatgaaacaaggaaaatatatatatagataagGGCGGAAGACAAAGGTAACCTTCAGGTGTGCTCTCCAGTttggggatttgaagccattttgtttccattcaatcaatatgggacgcgcagcgcgaggtgcacattcacgaaaactagctatttgtggattttttttactgatttcaagacatgttttggacaaaatattttactggcttgttttgtctggatgtccaaggttggattatggccgttttttgtggaatattttcatctgtgacaaGTTTtcagccttcaaaggtgagttgtgctgtttacgttatttgttggacaaatgtgtttatattacccgctgtggtaatcacatctgaaagtggtttataccggcggattcatgagaatctaagctttccatgggtgtataatgtttctatcatcgagtttgcagcttcggtcaatttagcaaaatacgtttgcacatacgggccgctgaagtttaacggggttcatgcatctccatgcatgaaaatggtcaaagtcaaaataaccacatctgcctcaaatcacatcaaacttttctatctgtcattcacccatacatcataacatgaaagtacatacatgggactaacctggcacaaaaaccatgatgaagtcggtttccatcccgctctccggactttattttcccagtttccttctttcactattactgggaaatctaaacatgtggaatcccttctccgatcgatttgtgcacctaaaggcacaacagcccgtcatttttcaggtatttagggagcgaaaaaagacctagaattactctctgcggtgtaaaaaacgttaacaggaaaacccagcgttcatgaataggaaacaaaatggcgccatAGATCACGTATTTACTCTggtaatatagggactctactGTACGCCAAAACCACCAGACACATGAACAGTTTCTTTGTACAGGCTGTTGCTCTGATGAACATttgaaaccagtcacagtctgaatcatgaacataaacatccacaacctcaacaaacagtcctataaacaataaaattataacTAAACACATTCTGTATACACCGTGTAAATAAAAATTATCTATATCTGTACATCATGTACATAAGCTCCAGAAATGCACCATTCCCACTGATCACTTTAAACtaagttattttatgttatgttAATTTTTCTATTACGTAATGTTAAAGTTATGTtagtgttttttatattttttgttacatcatttatgtttattatctaattttctatttgtctaGTGCAAGAGGGTACTGTAAAATACTGGAGTCAGattccttgtatgtgctcacagacttggcaaataaaagtgattctgattctgaattcATGAATAACACCATCAAGGCCCATACTGAAGAAGAATGGGGTTCTCATACACAGATTTACTCAGGCAGCTCCAACAACGCTGATAATGATGAAGTCACTGTTGGTTTATTCTTTAGAGTTCCAGATCAGAAAAGGCTTTAGAGTTCCAGATGACAGCATTCACTGCAGAGATATCAGGGATCATTTTGGCCCTTTGATGGGTGATGGACAACAAACTGGTCAGAATTAAGTAGCGATTCATCAGCCGTGTTGACATCAATAAAGAAGCAAACTCCAAATCCAGACACAATTTTCTATTAGAAATATTTCAAGCACTGTTTCAAATCCACAGAGCAGGGTGTGAGGTGGTTTTATTTGGGTTCCAGCACATGTGGTGTGGAGGGCAATGAGGAAGCAGATAGCTTGGCACAAAGAGCAACCAAGGAGGAAAGAATAGAATTTGATTTAGCACACAGAGAGTCAGATTATGACTCTGTCATTAACAAACTAGTCAAAGAAATATGGCAGAGGGTTcaggaaacaaaagaagagggggactgattttgctattcaaggtaaaatgggaaaagtaagaaggcacttcagtggtgcaagaagagactcaattgttctaacctggctaagactcagacactgcagtctgaaaagtggactggctttgattgggaagcacagagataggaactgtgagtgtggtgaactagaaactgtgagaaatgttcttctgaaGTGTAAGCTCGACTCatgccaacagaagaaacattagagactaggagcagctggacgaactgtttttaatctttgctttctactTAACATGGAGGAGTGATCAATGTGTCCCTATTGTCCCTATTGTGGTGTTTGTCCATTACCATCGCTGGTATTTTGTCAATTTCCagtattttgtccatttctagTATCTGTCCATTTCTGCTATTAGTCCATTACCATTGCTGGTATTTGTccaattgtttattgttttttgtgtattataTTGTAATTGTCATTGTAACATAACCTTGTTATGATGAGTCACAGCTCATAGTGTTTCCGTAGATGAGCTTGGGGGTAGGATTTAATAAGTTTTCTTCCTCCTACTCCCTTTTCAGGCATTCTATGCATATGTTACTATActggaatgtttgttttttgcattgttattgAAATCGcctgaaatgaatgaatttaaaaaaaaggagtggacaaatatgaagaaacttctgaactttctcatgaccacaggactgcATAAGAAAATATGGAGGATTCTAAGGACTATGAGTaacatccagtaggtggcagcaataTGCCAGTGATGCGTCTAGTCCGCCCaattcaatgaggaagaagaaagtaagtcagtgtttctgccggaacttcacagtgtgacacccggcggatgtaaacaaagaagcatgagcagagttagcttcactgctgtgtggactgagctataaaacggctgtattatagtatgaatgagaaatatcagagcgagaaagtaacgatgtgttcagttgagtatctgagagagttgatcagcgacagactagctgctgctgctggagaaatattcacagagtttgaaaaaaccatcgtccagtaccaggaggagatcgatcgtcagcgcagactgctggatgtcatctggaaaccacacatccccttacaGCCCATAGGTGTGTATGAAGAATTCCACTTATAGCATGTGTAGTAGTTGTGTCCTCTCTCTTGCATTGTGTAGATAATCAAACTGGGAGCATCCTCCCTACTGGCATCAAATCCGCCGCTTATTTGCAGGAGCTggtaaaacacactgatattaCTCTCACAGTCGTGCACGTGGTAACCTCCAGAtaatgctaaaaacacaaagcaatttATTCAGCACGGAGGTTaaacttaattagcattttgctaGCGAAGCTTAAACTGGTCATCTTACCACGGCAACCGCACACAGCAGACTGAGAACGCAGTGTGGGGGAAGTGAACACACCACAGATATAAACAATGTGGGGGAAGTGAACCCACCATAGATATGAAGCAATGTGGGGGAAGTGAAcacaccatagatatgaagcAATGTGGGGGAAGTGAACACACCATAGATATGAAACAATGTGGGGGAAGTGAAcacaccatagatatgaagcAATGTGGGGGAAGTGAACACACCATAGATATGAAACAATGTGGGGGAAGTGAACACACCATAGATATAAACAATGTGGGGGAAGTGAACACACCATAGATATAAACAATGTGGGGGAAGTGAACACACCATAGATATAAACAATGTGGGGGAAGTGAACACACCATAGATATGAAACAATGTGGGGGAAGTGAAcacaccatagatatgaagcAATGTGGGGGAAGTGAACACACCATAGATATGAAACAATGTGGGGGAAGTGAACACACCATAGATATGAAACAATGTGGGGAAGTGAACACACCATAGATATGAAACAATGTGGGGAAGTGAACACACCATATAGTCCTTGGGCCAGGACCCAAACTTTCAGATATCGGTACCACCCGAGGTGACCAAttcttttggtatttttaacttGCTCCATGTCTCTAGTTTGCATTTTGATATGATAGCCCTTGCAGACTCACAGCTAAATATGTTATCACTGGTTTAATGGACATGACCCACAATGAAATGCATGGAGTCTGAGCCAAAAGTCCTGTCAGCACGACAGGACAGTTTGATGGGATTTTATGAAGCTCCACATGCTACACATGACCTGAATAATGACTTTACAGCTCAGAACAATACTATAACAAACATGAGACTGACAAAGATTTGGTTGCTATGGTAACAAGATTTTCTATAAGCAGGACGGAACAATAAAATAGTGAAGATTTGACAAACAATTTCAAAGTTAAATTCTattgaagttaaaaaaacaaccatgtCTTGTGATTTGTGGTCAGTGTGAGACAGCAGACTGTAATTTCCAGTGAAACATACAAAATACCTTTtaaatggtgtcaaaactgtcagAATTGTGATGAAAAGTTCAAAATATAACCCAGTTATAACAGACTGCTACCAGAATTCATCACGTCTAAACACTGTTGCAAAGACTATTTCTATTACGAAGCTGAATATTCAAattcttttgcagtttttattttaattacattttatcaGTTCCATCCTGTTGTGCTGTGCGGTGATTCTCTGAGAACAGTACAGAGTTATAAAACAGAGGTAGGAGTCATTTCTTACACGTACCTGCATCATATAAAATAAAGGCAGTCATTCAAGTTTATTCAAAGTTAATCCTAGAAAAGCAAAGGATGTTACCACAGTTAACTGATCTGATTCAGCTTAATTAACCTTCATTAGAACTGTAAAAGGCAACTTGTATAACTGGAAATCTCAGCAGTTTCTTCTATgggaaaaaacaagtgaagacAAATCAACAATTATCAAATAAGCAGGAAAAGAAGCATTCATTTGGGTCTGATGCTTAATTATTCTAATAGATTATATGTATAATatatttctcacagttttatttgattattgatTTATATTAAATGTGATCTTTGCAGATTTAACCC includes the following:
- the LOC110945586 gene encoding zinc finger protein ZFP2-like isoform X12, with the translated sequence MNEKYQSEKVTMCSVEYLRELISDRLAAAAGEIFTEFEKTIVQYQEEIDRQRRLLDVIWKPHIPLQPIELPQSYVCENEKTVVDHQPHDQERNSMVDHEDPEPLRIKDQQEELCTSLDQSNPEFSQIKMEQEELCTSLDQSNPEFSQIKMEQEELCTSLDQSNPGLPQIKMEQDELCSSQEEELIALKQETDTFEVTPADEESDHSEPKPNSDQLLFHISCVAESPDQEGCKDVDSGSGRCMEQEPRHQSNSSHSNDVDNAPTSLRQCDNDKARKSATCEVCGKSFRDKSSLIKHHRTHTGEKPYSCETCGKGFSQRAHLTAHMRHHTGEKPYSCGTCGKSFSQRRSLTAHMRLHTGEKPYSCGTCGKSFSQRAHLTAHMRCHTGEKPYSCGTCGKSFSQRAHLTAHMRCHTGEKPYSCGTCGKSFSQRTYLTAHMRCHTGEKPYSCGTCGKSFSQRTYLTDHMRHHTGEKPYSCGTCGKSFSQRAHLTKHMRLHTGEKPYSCGTCGKSFSQRTILTAHMRCHTGEKPYSCGTCGKSFSHRTSLTAHMRCHTGEKPYSCGTCGKSFSQQTVLTAHMRCHTGEKPYSCGTCGKSFSQRTILTDHMRLHTGKKPYSCGTCGKSFSQRTSLTAHMRCHTGEKPYTCGTCGKSFSQRTILTDHMRQHTGEKPYSCGTCGKSFSHRTSLTAHMRCHTGEKPYSCGTCGKSFSLRTILTAHMRCHTGEKPYSCGTCGKSFNRSSRLKAHMRIHTAEKS